A region of Sparus aurata chromosome 8, fSpaAur1.1, whole genome shotgun sequence DNA encodes the following proteins:
- the LOC115586102 gene encoding zona pellucida sperm-binding protein 3-like produces MKLSVRILFCLLCGALTAAQDLNWNFEPASRTLGDQKPSQPEVQEPADVRQEKQSFNEPLSWRYPAPPAEEEPRYPPDFELKALAAPDSVSAFCGVNSVRVVAKKDLLGIGKPVHAADVTLGGCPATGEDAETQVLVFESELHGCGSQLLMNEDSFIYSFTLMYTPSPLGDSQIVRTRDVTVNIQCHYQRKHDVSSELLTPTWNPFNLRQVSEESLYFSLTLMTDDWQFVRPAAEYLLGDMMKFEVSVKQFHHIPLRVTVDSCVATVVPNIDTVPRYAFLGNKGCLFDSQLTGSSSQFLPRSQDDKLRFEVEAFRFQQDNTGSIYITCSIKATAASAATDATNKACSFSDGWREVSGSHQSCNCCDTDCGTGNQSLRTEMGTQWEEENAVGPITVKERPL; encoded by the exons ATGAAGCTGTCTGTCCGGATCttgttctgtctgttgtgtGGAGCTTTAACAGCAGCTCAGGATCTAAACTGGAACTTCGAGCCTGCAAGTAGAACGTTAGGAGACCAGAAACCAAGCCAGCCTGAAGTCCAGGAACCAGCAG ATGTCAGGCAGGAGAAGCAGTCTTTCAATGAGCCGTTGTCTTGGAGATATCCAGCTCCACCAGCTGAGGAGGAGCCCCGGTACCCTCCAGACTTTGAGCTGAAGGCTCTGGCAGCTCCCGACAGTGTCAGTGCCTTCTGCGGGGTGAACTCTGTACGAGTAGTGGCCAAGAAAGACCTTCTGGGGATCGGCAAACCTGTCCACGCTGCAGATGTCACACTGGGAGGATGTCCTGCCACAGGGGAAGATGCCGAAACTCAGGTCCTGGTGTTTGAGTCTGAGCTGCATGGATGTGGCAGCCAGCTGCTG ATGAATGAGGACTCGTTCATCTACTCATTCACACTGATGTACACTCCCAGTCCTCTGGGGGACAGTCAAATCGTCCGAACCAGAGACGTCACAGTCAACATCCAGTGTCACTACCAGAG gaaGCATGATGTGAGCAGCGAGCTGTTGACGCCGACCTGGAATCCGTTCAATCTCAGACAGGTTTCAGAGGAAAGTCTCTACTTCTCCCTCACACTCATGACCG ATGATTGGCAGTTTGTTCGTCCGGCTGCTGAGTACCTGCTGGGAGACATGATGAAGTTTGAGGTTTCAGTCAAACAGTTTCATCACATCCCCCTCAGAGTGACGGTGGACAGCTGTGTGGCCACCGTGGTCCCAAACATTGACACCGTCCCTCGATACGCCTTCCTTGGAAACAAGGG GTGCCTGTTTGACAGTCAGCTGACTGGCTCCAGCTCTCAGTTCCTGCCTCGGTCCCAGGACGACAAACTGCGGTTTGAGGTGGAGGCGTTCAGGTTCCAGCAGGATAACACTGGCTCG ATATACATCACCTGCAGCATAAAAGCCACTGCAGCTAGTGCAGCTACTGACGCCACCAACAAGGCCTGTTCATTCTCTGATGG GTGGCGGGAGGTCAGTGGCAGCCATCAGTCTTGTAACTGCTGTGATACAGACTGTGGAACGGGAAACCAGAGTCTCAGAACAGAAATGG GTACTCAGTGGGAGGAGGAAAACGCAGTTGGACCAATCACAGTGAAGGAGAGACCGCTATGA
- the LOC115586101 gene encoding homeodomain-interacting protein kinase 1-like, whose amino-acid sequence MGSSVSNESMSSSEMNPVQLPSGYEFQEVLGEGCFGEVLKCWKKDIKQTVAVKIPKFFDEDTVNEVSMLRRFKRLKLDRHNIVEFIDCFQTKHGKAIVLEMLDISLGDYLEMTSFAPMLLSDIRSVIQQMGTAFEALKGIGVIHGDVHLFNIMMENHQTRPLRVKLIDFGGAISTSEATQGKLLQPLAFRSPEIILGCPFSEAIDMWSLGCLMFIMICSKQPFSGCCGYEILRSIIDLLGQPADLVLSTGLRTKKYFNWTESNSWELKTSFEYFRCHLSSVNKDHNLQSLDDLKEIRLEENNEAEAAEREQCIELLKAMLKMNEDERITPREVLIHPFFTKDYPNNGALAAASPLVRWKPMENLASALGEPATTPLTDNESAVIQPDGCMPSPKISPAGVIQVRPATAENTLLLEGQGRKVSFQSGLNETSCSSMPRTESSMESSICEDPGSCENMGAKKPQKKKNCFRRVFSWMRKTFRLCVTSVDALAYDS is encoded by the exons ATGGGATCCAGTGTATCCAACGAGTCCATGTCATCTTCCGAGATGAACCCCGTCCAGCTCCCCAGCGGATACGAGTTCCAGGAAGTTCTGGGAGAGGGCTGCTTCGGAGAGGTgttgaaatgttggaaaaaggaCATCAAGCAGACTGTGGCTGTGAAGATTCCTAAATTCTTTGACGAAGACACCGTCAATGAG GTTTCCATGCTGAGACGGTTCAAGCGCCTCAAACTCGACCGACACAACATTGTCGAGTTCATCGATTGTTTTCAAACCAAACATGGAAAGGCAATCGTGTTGGAGATGCTGGATATCAGCCTGGGCGACTACCTTGAAATGACAAGTTTTGCGCCTATGCTTCTGAGCGACATCAGAAGCGTCATCCAGCAG ATGGGGACAGCATTTGAGGCGCTGAAGGGGATTGGGGTGATCCACGGTGACGTGCACCTCTTCAACATCATGATGGAGAATCACCAAACGCGACCCCTCAGAGTCAAGCTCATTGACTTCGGTGGTGCCATTTCCACATCAGAAGCCACCCAGGGCAAGCTCCTGCAACCGCTGGCTTTTAG GTCTCCAGAAATCATACTGGGCTGTCCATTTTCTGAGGCCATTGACATGTGGTCCCTGGGCTGTCTGATGTTCATAATGATCTGCAGCAAACAACCGTTCAGCGGATGCTGTGGATATGAAATA CTGCGGAGCATCATTGATCTACTGGGTCAGCCAGCAGACCTTGTTCTCAGTACTGGTCTAAGGACAAAGAAGTACTTTAACTGGACCGAGTCAAACAGCTGGGAGCTCAAG ACATCTTTTGAGTATTTCAGATGTCACCTCAGCAGTGTCAACAAGGACCACAATCTCCAGTCTCTGGACGATCTCAAAGAA ATACGTCTAGAGGAAAACAATGAAGCTGAGGCCGCAGAGCGAGAGCAGTGCATCGAGCTCCTAAAGGCAATGCTGAAGATGAATGAGGATGAGAGGATCACTCCCCGTGAAGTCCTCATTCATCCATTTTTCACCAAAGACTACCCAAA CAATGGGGCTTTGGCAGCTGCATCCCCTTTGGTCCGATGGAAGCCGATGGAAAATCTGGCGAGTGCACTCGGTGAGCCTGCTACCACTCCTCTGACGGATAACGAAAGCGCTGTCATCCAACCGGACGGCTGCATGCCATCTCCGAAAATTTCACCAGCAGGTGTGATCCAAGTTCGGCCAGCGACGGCTGagaacacactgctgctggAGGGTCAGGGGAGAAAAGTCAG ttttcagtctggCCTGAACGAAACGTCATGTTCCTCAATGCCCAGAACTGAAAGTAGCATGGAGTCCTCCATATGTGAGGACCCGGGCTCATGTG AAAACATGGGGGCAAAGAAGcctcagaagaagaagaattgctTCCGACGTGTCTTCTCCTGGATGAGGAAGACCTTCAGGTTATGTGTTACCTCTGTTGATGCTTTGGCCTATGACAGCTga